In Stieleria varia, one genomic interval encodes:
- a CDS encoding flagellar biosynthesis protein FlhA gives MQALQRYRDYILPVGIISCLLVILVPLPTAIMDFLLAANITAGVIILLTTIHVATPLEFSVFPTLLLATTLARLVLNIATTRLILTGAETRGLDAAGGVVRSFGQFVAGDQIEVGLILFLILIVVQFVVITKGSTRISEVAARFALDGMPGKQSAIDADLNAGVIDSATAGKRRAEVADQADFYSAMDGAGKFVRGDAIAGLLITAVNIIGGLYIGVIHAKMEIGTAASTFTKLTIGDGLVSQVPALLISLAAGILVSRSSRRTNLSSDFISQLLGSSKSLYAAGVFLCLLIFTGLPAIPLALLGGGCITMAVILGKQEAQREAAEREPAKPATATQKRVEDFLTVDPMEVSIGIGLLALADPARGGDLMQRISNVRNQMAGDIGIVLPKVRVRDESTLAENEYEIRINGNLIAKGDLRPDKILAIDDGRTTGTVSGEKATPREYALPSIWIDADSRDQALIYGYKTQTPVAALVEHLEMVARSHADELLSRDATKHLIDELRSVAPAIVDELIPQVVQVHDVQYVLRSLLNENVTIRQLGLILESLGEIARTVSDPVQWTEHVRRGLSRTLCAQFRDASNTLHVVELSPELNDQITNALSDATFGPTVSNQSDITTKETQDFTCKTVRQAVKNLLRDGHPPVLLVSAEIRPIVKQITRGTMPWLNVLSHREITRDTTIQSHSVAGTQKSIAA, from the coding sequence GTGCAGGCTTTACAGCGATATCGAGATTACATCTTGCCGGTGGGGATCATTTCCTGCCTGCTGGTGATCTTGGTCCCGCTGCCGACCGCGATCATGGACTTTTTGCTTGCGGCCAACATCACCGCTGGCGTTATCATCCTGTTGACCACCATTCATGTGGCCACGCCGCTGGAATTCAGTGTTTTTCCGACGCTGCTGCTGGCAACCACTTTGGCTCGACTGGTCCTGAACATCGCCACGACGCGATTGATCTTGACAGGCGCGGAAACTCGTGGACTGGACGCGGCGGGCGGTGTCGTCAGGAGCTTTGGTCAGTTCGTCGCGGGGGATCAGATCGAAGTCGGTTTGATCCTGTTCTTGATTTTGATCGTCGTCCAGTTCGTCGTCATCACCAAAGGCTCGACACGAATCAGTGAAGTCGCCGCCAGATTTGCTCTGGACGGCATGCCTGGAAAACAAAGTGCGATCGACGCGGATTTGAACGCGGGCGTGATCGACTCGGCGACGGCCGGAAAACGTCGAGCCGAGGTGGCCGATCAAGCAGACTTTTACTCAGCGATGGACGGTGCGGGAAAGTTTGTCCGGGGTGATGCGATCGCCGGATTGCTGATCACCGCTGTGAACATCATCGGCGGACTGTACATCGGCGTGATTCATGCCAAGATGGAGATCGGTACCGCTGCGTCGACTTTCACAAAGTTGACGATCGGCGACGGACTGGTCAGCCAAGTGCCCGCGCTGTTGATCTCGCTGGCTGCCGGTATCTTGGTCAGCCGAAGTTCAAGACGCACCAATCTGTCGAGTGATTTCATTTCCCAGTTGCTGGGCAGCTCAAAATCTCTTTATGCTGCGGGCGTCTTTCTGTGCCTATTGATCTTTACCGGCTTGCCCGCGATTCCACTAGCGTTGCTGGGCGGCGGCTGCATCACAATGGCAGTGATCTTGGGCAAACAGGAAGCTCAACGCGAAGCTGCGGAACGGGAGCCGGCGAAACCTGCAACGGCCACACAAAAACGAGTGGAAGATTTCTTGACGGTCGATCCGATGGAAGTTTCGATCGGAATCGGCCTGCTGGCTTTGGCTGACCCCGCGCGGGGCGGCGATTTGATGCAACGCATCAGCAATGTTCGTAATCAGATGGCGGGCGACATCGGAATCGTATTGCCCAAAGTCCGCGTACGAGACGAATCAACATTGGCTGAAAACGAATATGAAATTCGAATCAACGGCAACCTGATCGCGAAAGGCGATTTGCGTCCCGACAAGATTCTGGCGATCGACGACGGGCGCACAACGGGCACCGTTTCGGGTGAAAAAGCGACTCCGCGGGAATATGCGTTGCCATCGATTTGGATCGATGCCGACTCGCGGGACCAAGCCTTGATCTACGGGTACAAGACACAGACACCTGTGGCGGCGTTGGTAGAGCATTTGGAGATGGTCGCACGGTCGCACGCGGACGAACTGCTGTCGCGTGACGCTACCAAACACTTGATTGATGAATTGCGAAGCGTTGCGCCGGCGATCGTCGATGAGTTGATTCCTCAAGTCGTACAGGTTCACGACGTTCAGTACGTCCTGCGTAGCCTGCTGAACGAGAACGTGACGATTCGTCAGTTGGGATTGATTTTGGAATCACTGGGAGAGATCGCGAGAACGGTCTCCGATCCGGTGCAGTGGACCGAGCATGTTCGACGAGGATTGTCACGCACGCTGTGCGCTCAATTTCGAGATGCGAGTAACACGCTGCATGTCGTCGAATTGTCGCCAGAATTGAACGATCAGATCACAAATGCCTTGTCCGATGCCACCTTTGGGCCAACCGTGTCGAACCAATCCGACATCACCACAAAAGAAACGCAAGACTTCACTTGCAAGACAGTTCGTCAAGCAGTTAAGAACCTGTTGCGAGACGGACATCCACCTGTGTTGTTGGTCTCCGCCGAAATTCGACCGATCGTGAAACAGATCACGCGAGGCACGATGCCTTGGTTGAACGTTTTATCCCATCGTGAAATCACCCGAGACACAACCATCCAGTCGCACAGCGTCGCCGGCACTCAAAAATCCATCGCCGCCTGA
- a CDS encoding FliA/WhiG family RNA polymerase sigma factor, with the protein MPAAVSTDEEILEVWKQFKQTEKDSADYEPLRNRLVERYMPLVRYNGERIWQRLPDGVELDDLISAGIFGLMDAIDAYDMDRGVKFETYCVPRIRGAMLDELRTMDWVPRLVRSKASKLGVARKQLETKFGRPPTVAELSAHMEISIKEVEKMQSDANAVGVVSLNKKWYETDSYKDVREIDILEDKKGEDPTRRVQKNDLMRLVTKGLNRNERLIIILYYYEELTMKEIGATLDLSESRVSQMHTSIVNRLQSQLGRRRIEFGT; encoded by the coding sequence ATGCCAGCCGCAGTTTCAACGGACGAAGAAATCCTAGAGGTTTGGAAGCAGTTTAAACAAACCGAGAAGGATTCGGCCGACTACGAACCCCTTCGTAATCGTTTGGTCGAACGCTATATGCCATTGGTTCGCTACAATGGCGAACGCATTTGGCAACGATTACCAGACGGGGTCGAGTTGGATGACTTGATCAGCGCAGGCATCTTTGGATTGATGGATGCGATTGACGCCTACGACATGGATCGAGGCGTTAAGTTTGAGACCTACTGTGTGCCACGGATTCGTGGTGCCATGTTGGACGAACTGCGTACGATGGACTGGGTGCCCCGATTGGTACGTAGCAAGGCCAGCAAGCTGGGTGTTGCTCGCAAGCAATTGGAGACAAAGTTTGGACGACCACCAACGGTCGCCGAATTGTCGGCCCACATGGAGATCAGCATCAAAGAAGTCGAAAAGATGCAATCCGATGCCAACGCCGTCGGCGTGGTGTCATTGAACAAAAAGTGGTACGAAACGGACAGCTACAAAGACGTTCGAGAGATCGACATCTTGGAAGACAAGAAGGGTGAAGACCCGACGCGTCGCGTCCAAAAAAACGATCTGATGCGATTGGTCACCAAAGGACTCAACCGCAACGAACGCTTGATCATCATTCTGTACTACTACGAAGAATTGACGATGAAGGAGATCGGGGCCACTCTCGATCTTTCTGAATCACGCGTCAGCCAGATGCACACATCGATCGTCAACCGGTTGCAATCGCAACTGGGCCGGCGACGCATCGAGTTCGGAACGTAA
- a CDS encoding serine/threonine protein kinase, whose translation MTKTRDFFGPYRLARLIRSGSTAEVWEAIDENTNERYALKILKRQSAGDRTEVAMLKHEYNVGKDLASPRIIKILDYQVANDRPFLVLELFSELNIKQALRRGPESLAFMLRKIIEQAGEGLYYMHTKNWLHLDIKPDNFLVSRDGETKLIDFTISEKKKTGLSKLFHKSKTARGTRSYMAPEQIRCKVCDERTDIYAFGCVLYEMCTGKPPYTGDTPNDLLSRHLSSSIPSPIVHNDNITPEFAAIVKRMMAKNPADRPDSMWDFLKEFRTTEIHRKRPRKPKISVFDSMPGIKGADDMLRKDAGLENDVIEYED comes from the coding sequence ATGACCAAGACCCGAGACTTCTTTGGCCCATACCGACTTGCGCGGCTGATTCGCTCTGGATCCACTGCAGAGGTATGGGAAGCGATCGACGAAAACACGAACGAGCGATATGCACTCAAAATCTTGAAGCGGCAGAGCGCGGGCGACAGGACCGAGGTCGCGATGCTCAAACATGAGTACAACGTGGGCAAGGACCTCGCCAGTCCGCGAATCATCAAGATCCTGGACTACCAAGTCGCCAACGACCGTCCATTCCTGGTCCTGGAACTGTTCAGCGAACTGAATATCAAACAAGCCTTGCGGCGTGGCCCCGAATCGCTGGCGTTCATGCTGCGAAAGATCATCGAGCAAGCCGGCGAAGGCCTCTACTACATGCACACCAAGAACTGGTTGCACCTGGACATCAAGCCGGACAATTTCCTCGTCAGCCGAGACGGCGAAACCAAACTCATCGACTTCACCATCAGCGAGAAAAAGAAAACCGGCCTGAGCAAGCTGTTCCACAAATCCAAGACGGCTCGCGGGACTCGCAGCTACATGGCCCCGGAACAGATTCGCTGCAAGGTCTGTGACGAGCGAACCGACATCTATGCCTTTGGCTGTGTCCTGTACGAAATGTGCACGGGAAAACCACCGTACACCGGCGACACGCCCAACGACTTGCTCAGCCGACACCTGAGTTCGTCGATCCCAAGCCCGATTGTCCATAACGACAACATCACCCCCGAATTTGCCGCCATCGTCAAACGCATGATGGCAAAGAATCCCGCTGATCGACCGGACTCGATGTGGGATTTCTTGAAAGAGTTTCGAACGACTGAAATCCATCGCAAACGCCCCCGAAAACCAAAGATCAGCGTGTTCGACAGCATGCCGGGAATCAAGGGTGCCGACGACATGCTCCGCAAAGATGCCGGCCTGGAAAACGATGTCATTGAATACGAGGACTGA
- a CDS encoding DUF5684 domain-containing protein — protein MDNIGPIIGGVLYLGFIILMIASLWIVFQKAGKPGWASIIPIYNAIVLIEIAGKPLWWILLLMIPFVNIIFGIMLSIAIAENFGKSTGFGIGLAFLGFIFFPILAFSDARYLGVQNTQVN, from the coding sequence ATGGACAACATCGGACCTATCATCGGCGGCGTGCTCTACCTCGGTTTCATCATCCTGATGATCGCCAGCCTGTGGATCGTTTTTCAGAAAGCAGGAAAGCCGGGGTGGGCGTCAATCATCCCGATCTACAACGCGATTGTTCTGATTGAGATTGCCGGGAAACCTCTCTGGTGGATCTTGCTATTGATGATCCCGTTTGTGAACATCATCTTTGGAATCATGCTTTCCATCGCGATCGCAGAAAACTTCGGCAAGTCCACTGGGTTTGGCATTGGATTGGCTTTCCTCGGATTCATCTTCTTTCCGATCCTGGCATTCAGCGACGCCCGCTATCTGGGCGTTCAAAACACTCAGGTGAACTGA
- a CDS encoding acetyl-CoA carboxylase carboxyltransferase subunit alpha yields MSAGPGLEFENEIADLESRISVLERQTDRSNEVENELRELRLLRVNQLRDVYSSLDAWQTVQVARHKNRPYTKDYLNLAFDEFVELHGDKHFGDDRAMISGFAKLDRFKVMVLGHQKGRTFKERAACHFGCAHPEGYRKAMSKMRLAEKYRLPLICFIDTPGAYPGVGAEERGQAQVIAESMFKMSRLRTPIICVVIGEGGSGGALGIGVGDRIAMLKHSYYSVISPEGCAGILWKSHEHAPKAAAALKFTSDSLKNLGVVDDVLEEPLGGAHRDHHQMATRLKTYLSRALTELESQDVDEMLDARYEKFRRMGVFLDGGVEELAT; encoded by the coding sequence ATGAGCGCTGGCCCCGGACTGGAATTTGAAAACGAAATCGCTGATCTGGAATCACGCATCAGCGTGCTGGAACGGCAAACCGATCGCAGCAACGAAGTCGAGAACGAACTTCGTGAACTGAGACTGCTGCGCGTCAATCAATTACGCGATGTCTATTCGTCACTGGACGCTTGGCAAACGGTGCAAGTTGCTCGGCACAAAAATCGACCGTACACCAAGGACTACTTGAATCTGGCGTTCGACGAGTTTGTGGAGCTGCACGGCGATAAGCATTTTGGCGACGACCGTGCGATGATCTCAGGCTTTGCCAAACTGGATCGCTTTAAAGTCATGGTGCTGGGTCATCAAAAGGGACGCACGTTCAAAGAACGCGCCGCCTGCCATTTCGGCTGCGCCCATCCCGAAGGTTACCGCAAAGCGATGAGCAAGATGCGTCTGGCTGAAAAGTATCGCTTGCCGTTGATCTGTTTTATCGACACCCCCGGTGCCTATCCCGGCGTCGGCGCCGAAGAACGCGGACAGGCCCAGGTGATCGCCGAAAGCATGTTCAAGATGAGTCGTCTGAGAACCCCGATCATCTGCGTTGTGATCGGCGAAGGTGGCAGCGGTGGAGCATTGGGCATCGGTGTGGGCGATCGAATCGCGATGCTGAAACATTCCTACTACAGCGTGATCAGCCCGGAGGGTTGCGCGGGGATTCTGTGGAAGAGCCACGAACACGCCCCCAAAGCAGCCGCGGCGTTGAAGTTCACCAGCGACAGCCTGAAGAACCTGGGCGTGGTCGATGATGTTTTGGAAGAACCCCTGGGAGGCGCCCATCGTGATCATCACCAAATGGCGACTCGATTGAAAACGTATCTGTCACGAGCGCTGACCGAACTGGAAAGCCAGGACGTGGATGAGATGCTCGACGCTAGGTACGAAAAATTCCGTCGCATGGGCGTGTTTCTTGACGGCGGGGTCGAGGAACTTGCGACCTGA
- a CDS encoding CvpA family protein — protein sequence MEVYDIVMLIILVAAGIFGAVKGFAWQLASIASILVSYFVAYRFREPLSQSIQAEPPWNRFLAMLILFIGTSLVIWVAFRMVSNSIDRMKLREFDRQIGALFGLAKGALYCTLVTLFAVTLMGDGIRRSIVASKSGNFIARTLDRTESVIPPEIHQVIRPYLERFDERFHESGSGAGMGADSGLFSGTQESFPGLPNVTPGQVEGWIDSASGILPNGQPSSAPNPAPIGLPQTLNF from the coding sequence GTGGAAGTCTATGACATCGTGATGTTGATCATCTTGGTCGCTGCCGGGATCTTCGGTGCCGTCAAAGGGTTTGCTTGGCAGTTGGCGTCCATTGCTTCCATCCTGGTCAGCTACTTCGTCGCCTACCGTTTCCGCGAGCCCCTGAGTCAATCGATCCAAGCCGAGCCACCCTGGAATCGCTTTCTGGCGATGCTGATCCTGTTCATCGGAACCTCGCTCGTGATTTGGGTTGCATTTCGCATGGTCAGCAACTCCATCGACCGAATGAAGTTGCGGGAGTTCGATCGTCAGATCGGTGCGCTTTTTGGGCTAGCAAAAGGAGCCCTGTACTGCACCCTCGTGACACTCTTTGCTGTCACTCTGATGGGCGACGGTATCCGCAGGTCGATCGTTGCTAGCAAGAGCGGCAACTTCATAGCGAGGACACTTGATCGCACCGAATCGGTCATCCCGCCGGAGATTCATCAAGTGATCCGGCCGTACCTGGAGCGTTTTGACGAGCGGTTCCACGAATCGGGCTCCGGTGCCGGTATGGGGGCGGATTCGGGGCTTTTTTCCGGAACTCAAGAATCGTTTCCCGGTTTGCCCAACGTCACGCCCGGACAGGTCGAAGGATGGATCGATTCAGCATCCGGAATACTACCCAATGGGCAGCCTTCGTCGGCTCCCAATCCAGCACCGATCGGATTGCCGCAGACGTTGAACTTTTGA
- a CDS encoding glycosyltransferase family 4 protein, with product MRIAHIITRMIIGGAQENTLLNCLDLMHDHGDEVLLITGPSVGPEGNLLDQGRAGELPIEQVPSLRRAIHPYHDWQATRSIRSILRTFRPDVVHTHSAKGGLLGRHVAWGLRDNEGQRPAVIHTVHGAPFHPFQSAPAREFFRRCERWAAQRCHHMVSVADAMTDLMVDADVAPREKFTTIYSGMDVDPFLHSDDHRQAIRDRFGFRNEHVVIGKIARLFHLKGHDDLITAAAIVASEYPQVRFLLVGDGLLRQPLTDRIASLGLQDHFVFAGLVPPSEVPPLIGAMDVLVHTSLREGLARALPQALLAGKPAVSYDVDGAREVVINDQTGYLIEPGDTQGLAKSLSKLTGNQKLRAELGGAGQRRFTEQFRHETMTRLIRELYLRTLGSLSR from the coding sequence ATGCGAATTGCTCACATCATCACTCGGATGATCATTGGAGGCGCGCAAGAAAACACATTGTTGAATTGCCTGGATCTGATGCACGATCATGGCGATGAGGTGCTGCTGATCACGGGGCCGTCAGTTGGTCCCGAAGGAAACCTTTTGGATCAGGGCAGGGCAGGGGAGTTGCCAATTGAGCAGGTGCCGTCACTGCGACGTGCGATCCATCCCTATCACGACTGGCAAGCGACACGCTCGATTCGATCGATTTTGAGAACTTTTCGTCCGGATGTGGTTCACACACATAGTGCAAAGGGTGGATTACTCGGACGACATGTGGCTTGGGGGTTGCGAGACAATGAGGGACAGCGACCTGCGGTGATTCACACCGTTCACGGCGCACCGTTTCATCCTTTTCAGTCCGCGCCCGCCCGAGAGTTTTTTCGACGGTGCGAACGTTGGGCCGCCCAACGTTGCCATCACATGGTCAGTGTCGCCGATGCGATGACCGATTTGATGGTGGATGCGGACGTGGCACCGCGGGAAAAGTTCACGACAATCTACAGTGGAATGGACGTTGACCCGTTTCTGCATTCGGACGACCATCGCCAAGCGATCCGTGACCGCTTTGGTTTTCGCAACGAGCATGTGGTCATCGGCAAGATTGCCCGGTTGTTTCACCTCAAGGGACACGACGACCTGATCACTGCCGCCGCCATCGTCGCATCAGAATATCCCCAGGTGCGATTTTTACTGGTAGGCGATGGGCTGCTGCGACAGCCATTGACGGATCGGATCGCTTCGTTGGGGTTACAAGATCACTTTGTCTTTGCCGGCTTGGTCCCGCCCTCGGAGGTGCCGCCGCTGATCGGAGCCATGGACGTGCTGGTCCATACCTCGCTGCGAGAGGGGCTCGCTCGTGCGTTGCCTCAAGCCCTGTTGGCGGGTAAACCGGCGGTCAGCTACGACGTGGACGGAGCCCGCGAGGTCGTGATCAACGACCAAACCGGCTACCTGATTGAGCCCGGTGACACCCAGGGATTGGCAAAATCGCTCAGTAAATTGACGGGAAATCAAAAGTTGCGGGCGGAACTGGGCGGGGCAGGGCAGAGGCGTTTTACCGAGCAATTCCGGCACGAAACGATGACACGGCTGATACGAGAGCTCTATCTGCGGACCCTGGGCAGCCTTTCAAGGTAG
- a CDS encoding SMP-30/gluconolactonase/LRE family protein, translating to MCRVHSLLALMLALTMTQIPASAENPGRTIFADPSELALISNDFEMADGAAWDGASRLFVPDVKGQVLKVFQLRNPEDAARTRASGLAISGTCFQLGHLYFADNRGARIAILGNEGPGVTLAKFNENQRPNDLDVDAMGNVYVTFTPEGVVRKITPDGKVTVLVDGLSTPNGIALSPSGRTLYVSSAKTGIVYRLAISDGNEPATAESFAQLPETENGFRGDGMCTDRAGNLYVTGAESVTVFATSGEIVDTLQTPERPINVVLGGIDSRVLFISTLGGLYSIPVDAYAIAPTPNSGTPQQETSGESTREEKAMPAPISTVIRPSIRSQLNVVYATVDGRELLMDVFTPTSGSPAKPCVIVVHGGGWLNGDKTRFRALALRLAERGYVTAAIEYRLGYEACFPAGIRDCNAATIFLKENAGRFGLDPNRISAVGGSAGGHLVGLMAAGANNDELKHPADQGKNASLKAAVVMAGPLQVASGSVAERSSGPEANSNAVQWIGADFTTAPEMYHLADAYEQISSSMPPTLFVSGSLDNPERNQPSRDKMTSLGVFNRLIVHPGAKHGHWNQADWILRVVADVDGFLKQQL from the coding sequence ATGTGCCGTGTCCATTCCCTCCTCGCCCTGATGCTGGCCTTGACGATGACACAGATCCCGGCATCGGCAGAGAATCCTGGCCGAACCATCTTTGCCGATCCATCCGAACTGGCCTTGATCAGCAACGATTTTGAAATGGCCGACGGTGCCGCTTGGGATGGAGCCAGTCGGCTGTTTGTGCCCGATGTCAAAGGTCAAGTGCTCAAGGTCTTTCAGCTACGCAATCCCGAGGACGCCGCCAGAACGCGTGCCAGTGGGCTCGCAATCTCGGGCACGTGTTTTCAACTGGGACACTTGTATTTTGCCGATAATCGCGGTGCCCGGATCGCGATACTGGGCAACGAAGGCCCCGGGGTGACGTTGGCCAAGTTCAACGAGAACCAGCGTCCCAACGATCTTGACGTTGACGCGATGGGCAATGTTTACGTCACCTTCACACCCGAAGGCGTGGTGAGAAAAATCACGCCTGACGGAAAGGTGACCGTGCTCGTCGATGGACTGTCCACTCCCAACGGGATCGCTTTGTCGCCCAGCGGACGAACGCTCTATGTGTCGTCGGCGAAAACAGGAATTGTTTATCGATTAGCGATCAGCGACGGCAATGAACCTGCGACAGCCGAGTCCTTTGCCCAGTTGCCTGAAACCGAGAACGGATTCCGCGGTGATGGCATGTGCACCGATCGCGCGGGCAATCTCTACGTCACCGGCGCCGAGTCGGTCACCGTGTTTGCAACCTCAGGCGAAATCGTTGACACGCTGCAGACTCCCGAGCGACCGATCAATGTGGTACTTGGTGGAATCGATTCACGGGTGTTGTTTATCAGCACACTGGGTGGACTCTACAGCATCCCCGTCGATGCCTACGCTATCGCCCCGACTCCCAACTCAGGGACACCTCAACAAGAAACCTCCGGTGAATCGACGAGGGAGGAAAAGGCGATGCCGGCTCCGATCTCCACCGTGATCCGACCATCGATTCGCTCACAGCTGAACGTGGTCTACGCAACCGTCGACGGACGCGAATTGCTGATGGACGTGTTCACGCCGACCAGTGGCTCACCGGCAAAGCCATGTGTGATCGTGGTGCACGGCGGGGGCTGGCTCAACGGCGACAAGACTCGATTTCGTGCCCTGGCGTTACGGCTTGCTGAGCGTGGTTATGTCACGGCGGCGATTGAGTACCGACTGGGCTACGAAGCGTGTTTCCCCGCCGGGATTCGCGACTGCAATGCGGCGACGATCTTTCTGAAAGAGAACGCGGGCCGTTTTGGCCTGGACCCCAATCGAATCTCTGCCGTTGGCGGTTCCGCTGGCGGTCATCTCGTCGGCTTGATGGCGGCGGGTGCAAACAACGACGAACTGAAACATCCCGCAGATCAAGGCAAGAACGCTTCGTTGAAAGCCGCCGTCGTGATGGCGGGGCCTCTGCAGGTCGCCAGCGGCAGCGTTGCCGAGCGATCAAGCGGTCCCGAGGCAAACAGCAATGCGGTGCAATGGATTGGCGCTGATTTCACCACGGCACCCGAGATGTATCATCTTGCCGACGCGTATGAGCAGATTTCCAGCAGCATGCCTCCGACGCTTTTTGTTTCAGGCAGCTTGGACAACCCAGAACGTAACCAGCCATCACGCGACAAGATGACTTCGCTGGGTGTCTTCAATCGATTGATCGTCCACCCTGGAGCCAAGCACGGCCATTGGAATCAGGCTGATTGGATTCTGAGAGTCGTTGCCGACGTCGATGGCTTCTTGAAACAACAGTTGTAG
- a CDS encoding flagellar biosynthesis protein FlhF, which translates to MRIQIFRAASLQAALEEIRQEMGPDASVLRTRQRRDGWMGWLGRTYVEVTAGISEGSHAHCDASSHEHSQQQSIGSGSSGGYADGFSGNDFGRDVLGPLDVRQTNPRLDRLSDRYRGPETLPMWDASGESVKPRLIEPALPPQLAELEKSLRAAGVHETIVSRWIRSTCSFAANLGDDFPEPWLEHLQRSVAREIRWSGPIRTQPGSRHVVALVGPTGVGKTTTVAKLAAGFRLDSKRRVGLLTIDTFRIAAVEQLRSYADIMDLPMQVVEQPDQMQPALKRLGDVDLVLIDTAGRSPRSDSRIEQLVELLRLAEVDETHLVLSATSSAAVIGSVLQGFSPAHPTSAILTKLDETPCTAAVLSAVTASATRPGMPLSYITNGQQVPDDIAIADATALVSRLLPAPVSLPDVGAA; encoded by the coding sequence ATGCGAATCCAAATATTCCGAGCCGCCAGCTTGCAAGCTGCCCTGGAGGAAATCCGCCAGGAGATGGGTCCCGATGCATCGGTGCTGAGAACACGTCAGCGACGTGACGGTTGGATGGGATGGCTGGGACGAACGTATGTCGAAGTGACCGCTGGGATCAGCGAAGGAAGCCATGCCCATTGCGACGCATCGTCGCATGAACATTCTCAGCAACAGTCAATCGGTTCCGGATCGAGTGGCGGCTACGCTGATGGTTTCTCAGGAAACGACTTCGGCAGGGATGTGCTCGGTCCGCTGGATGTGCGTCAAACCAATCCGCGGCTTGATCGGCTTAGCGATCGTTATCGCGGCCCGGAGACGCTACCGATGTGGGACGCATCTGGCGAGTCGGTCAAACCACGATTGATCGAGCCGGCCCTGCCGCCGCAGCTCGCCGAGCTGGAGAAGTCTTTGCGAGCGGCCGGTGTGCATGAGACGATCGTATCGCGTTGGATCCGATCCACATGCAGCTTTGCCGCAAATTTGGGAGACGATTTCCCCGAGCCATGGCTGGAACACTTACAACGCAGTGTCGCCCGAGAGATCCGCTGGAGCGGACCGATTCGAACGCAACCGGGCAGCCGCCATGTCGTGGCATTGGTCGGACCCACCGGGGTGGGCAAGACGACGACGGTTGCCAAATTGGCCGCCGGATTTCGTCTGGATTCCAAGCGGCGAGTCGGCCTGCTGACGATTGACACCTTTCGCATCGCCGCAGTCGAACAATTGAGATCCTACGCCGACATCATGGACTTGCCGATGCAGGTCGTCGAACAACCCGATCAGATGCAACCCGCGCTCAAACGTTTGGGCGACGTCGACTTGGTCTTGATCGACACGGCCGGACGTAGCCCGAGAAGCGACAGTCGTATCGAACAATTGGTGGAACTGCTTCGTTTGGCGGAAGTCGACGAGACGCACTTGGTGCTTAGCGCGACGAGTTCTGCTGCGGTGATCGGCTCCGTCCTGCAAGGATTCTCGCCCGCGCATCCCACCTCAGCGATCTTGACCAAGCTCGATGAGACGCCGTGCACTGCCGCAGTGTTGTCAGCGGTGACCGCATCGGCAACGCGTCCAGGCATGCCCTTGAGTTACATCACCAACGGGCAACAGGTTCCTGATGACATTGCGATCGCGGATGCCACCGCGCTGGTGAGTCGACTGCTGCCTGCACCGGTGTCGTTGCCAGACGTAGGGGCGGCGTAG